Proteins co-encoded in one Roseiconus lacunae genomic window:
- a CDS encoding type II secretion system protein GspD, whose protein sequence is MSVMLLAGIQPEMRWAGPSAIGHVLAAPVGGKTRGPVVRQPAVDYQTGHQSARRQGHVDLVKPSGRLHRIKIRTDSVSHPNSQVTSQPETTSPPEPRLADLIAAGFEADSKASAYGSQDATGAEASVRGSRPALNATELSSRRPMRSSETRVAVRLAGGVQVIDGSPEPPVEMQPLTVPVREPVTADGATLRQENDLVTLVASDADLRSVLRMIADHHRLNLVVGPDVDGPVTVSLRGARLEEVLDAIVGIAGFHWHQRDNVLYVTASTSTELDPKVQGRRLQVYPLNYVAAKDVEPVVTGLLSPIGKSFVTQASDTEKLQTRELLVVEDNETGHARISQYLAQVDIAPPQVLVEAHVLQIDLDDEQRHGVDLTGLARVAGARLTLNGNGFAEEEAEGPSLAFRIDGNDVDGLIEVIHANTASRTLASPKVSVVNRQTAKVQIGQRLPYAVATTTQTATIQNVQFLDVGIVLEVTPVITNDRNVLMTVLPKISGGRITESGFPEEDTTQVSTTVLMPDGSGLVIGGLIREVDESSDAVVPGLSRVPVVKRLFTKQFRQSSRNELVVALVTHILDSPTPIRQRECVDLSEALPGYAERALSLPYGR, encoded by the coding sequence ATGAGCGTCATGCTTTTGGCTGGAATTCAGCCGGAGATGCGTTGGGCTGGTCCTTCGGCAATCGGGCATGTCTTGGCGGCACCGGTCGGTGGGAAAACACGCGGACCCGTTGTTCGTCAGCCTGCGGTCGACTATCAGACAGGTCACCAGTCCGCTCGGCGACAAGGGCATGTCGATTTGGTCAAGCCTTCCGGGCGTCTGCATCGGATTAAAATACGAACCGATTCGGTAAGTCATCCAAACTCACAGGTGACGTCGCAACCGGAGACGACGTCTCCGCCTGAGCCTCGATTGGCAGATTTGATCGCCGCTGGATTCGAAGCTGACTCCAAGGCGAGTGCCTACGGCTCACAGGATGCGACGGGGGCCGAGGCTAGCGTACGTGGTTCACGCCCGGCGTTGAATGCGACTGAATTATCTTCACGTCGACCGATGCGGTCATCGGAGACGCGTGTCGCCGTTCGACTTGCCGGTGGAGTGCAGGTGATCGATGGTTCGCCAGAGCCCCCGGTGGAGATGCAACCGTTGACAGTTCCGGTGCGCGAACCGGTGACGGCTGACGGGGCGACGCTTCGGCAGGAAAACGATTTGGTCACGCTGGTGGCATCCGATGCGGACCTGCGTTCGGTGCTACGAATGATCGCGGACCATCATCGGTTGAACCTTGTGGTTGGCCCCGACGTTGATGGGCCCGTGACGGTCAGTTTACGCGGCGCGAGACTTGAAGAGGTGCTTGATGCGATCGTCGGAATCGCAGGGTTTCATTGGCACCAGCGAGACAACGTATTGTATGTCACCGCGTCGACCTCGACCGAACTTGATCCCAAAGTTCAGGGGCGCCGCTTGCAAGTTTATCCGCTGAACTATGTCGCCGCCAAAGATGTCGAACCGGTCGTCACGGGATTGTTGTCACCGATCGGAAAGTCGTTTGTTACGCAGGCAAGCGATACAGAGAAACTTCAGACACGTGAGCTGCTGGTTGTCGAAGACAATGAAACCGGGCATGCGAGAATCAGTCAGTACCTTGCTCAGGTTGACATCGCCCCGCCACAAGTCTTGGTCGAAGCGCATGTGTTGCAAATCGATTTAGATGATGAGCAGCGGCATGGGGTCGATCTCACCGGACTTGCTCGCGTCGCCGGGGCACGTCTGACGTTGAACGGAAATGGCTTCGCGGAAGAGGAAGCGGAAGGACCTTCCCTTGCGTTTCGAATCGATGGCAACGATGTCGATGGGTTGATCGAAGTCATCCATGCGAACACCGCTTCTAGGACTTTGGCGTCACCCAAAGTCAGCGTGGTTAATCGCCAGACGGCTAAGGTCCAAATCGGCCAGCGATTGCCCTATGCCGTTGCCACGACGACTCAGACGGCAACGATTCAAAACGTTCAATTTCTTGACGTGGGCATCGTGCTGGAAGTGACACCGGTGATCACCAATGATCGTAATGTGCTGATGACGGTGCTGCCGAAGATCTCTGGCGGTAGGATTACCGAATCGGGTTTCCCGGAAGAGGACACCACGCAAGTGAGCACGACCGTCCTGATGCCTGACGGGAGTGGTTTGGTGATCGGCGGATTGATTCGCGAAGTTGATGAATCAAGTGATGCCGTGGTACCTGGGCTGAGTCGGGTTCCCGTAGTCAAGCGATTGTTCACCAAGCAGTTTCGGCAATCGAGCCGCAATGAATTGGTGGTTGCCTTGGTCACTCATATTCTTGATAGCCCAACGCCGATCCGGCAACGTGAGTGCGTGGATCTGAGCGAAGCGTTGCCGGGGTATGCAGAACGCGCACTGAGTTTGCCTTACGGACGGTAA
- the rimO gene encoding 30S ribosomal protein S12 methylthiotransferase RimO yields MELPIVNQPESTPARASSSVDEGEARGKYAVVSLGCPKNLVDTEQMLGRLDQTGYRMVGDVGNADFVVVNTCGFIDSAREESLGAIDEMLALKREGKIRGVVVTGCLAERGQGKLLEARPEIDAMVGVFGRNEIVEVADRLQHGIAEQQQVFRPAPIRPLDDGIRSAVTPRHFAYLKISEGCDRLCTFCAIPKMRGKHYSKPIEQVISEAKRLGDSGVREIVIVAQDTTYYGKDLYGEPRLADLLAELDQIESVDWIRLMYFYPMYIDDRLIDTLAGAKRIVPYIDMPLQHASDRMLKRMSRKTTRQKQEDILGRLRGKIDSLVMRTTMITGFPGETDADFAELMDFVDQQQFQHLGVFTYSVEEDTPAARLPNRVPAKIAERRQSELMALQQSIAFDWNASRVGTATDVIVDSPLEEQPGVWIGRSRCEAPEIDGVLYLSGFDETNEPSVGDIIRCEIVASQGYDLVAAPV; encoded by the coding sequence ATGGAACTTCCGATCGTCAATCAGCCCGAATCCACGCCTGCACGCGCATCGAGTTCAGTTGACGAGGGGGAGGCTCGCGGTAAGTACGCCGTCGTGTCGCTGGGATGTCCGAAGAACTTGGTCGATACCGAGCAGATGCTCGGTCGCCTGGACCAGACCGGGTATCGGATGGTGGGCGATGTCGGCAACGCAGACTTCGTCGTTGTGAACACCTGCGGATTTATCGATTCGGCTCGCGAGGAGTCGCTCGGGGCGATCGACGAAATGTTGGCCCTTAAACGCGAAGGCAAGATTCGCGGGGTTGTCGTCACCGGTTGTTTGGCCGAACGTGGCCAAGGCAAACTGCTTGAGGCCAGGCCAGAAATCGACGCGATGGTCGGCGTGTTTGGCCGCAATGAGATCGTCGAAGTCGCCGATCGTTTGCAGCACGGGATCGCAGAGCAGCAACAGGTGTTTCGCCCCGCGCCGATTCGTCCGCTCGATGACGGCATTCGATCCGCCGTGACCCCGCGGCACTTCGCCTATTTGAAAATTAGCGAGGGCTGCGACCGACTGTGCACCTTCTGCGCGATTCCCAAGATGCGCGGCAAACACTACAGCAAGCCGATCGAGCAGGTCATTAGCGAAGCGAAGCGTCTTGGCGACAGCGGCGTCCGCGAGATTGTGATCGTCGCCCAGGACACGACCTATTACGGCAAAGATCTTTACGGTGAGCCACGGCTCGCTGATCTGCTGGCCGAACTCGATCAGATCGAAAGCGTCGATTGGATCCGACTGATGTACTTTTATCCGATGTACATCGACGACCGCCTCATCGATACCCTGGCCGGTGCGAAACGGATCGTGCCCTATATCGACATGCCGTTGCAGCATGCCAGTGACAGAATGCTTAAGCGCATGTCACGAAAAACAACTCGCCAAAAACAAGAAGATATCCTCGGTCGTCTCCGCGGAAAAATCGATTCGCTCGTGATGCGAACCACCATGATCACCGGGTTCCCCGGCGAGACTGATGCGGACTTTGCAGAATTGATGGACTTCGTCGATCAGCAACAGTTCCAGCATCTTGGTGTCTTTACGTATTCGGTCGAAGAGGACACGCCGGCGGCACGGTTGCCTAACCGTGTTCCGGCAAAAATCGCCGAGCGACGTCAGAGTGAATTGATGGCGCTTCAGCAATCGATCGCGTTTGATTGGAACGCGTCTCGGGTTGGGACCGCCACCGACGTGATCGTTGATTCGCCATTGGAAGAGCAACCGGGCGTTTGGATTGGCCGCAGCCGATGTGAGGCGCCCGAGATCGACGGCGTGCTATACCTAAGCGGTTTCGACGAGACCAACGAACCGTCCGTCGGTGACATCATTCGCTGTGAAATCGTTGCCTCACAAGGCTACGATTTGGTCGCCGCGCCGGTTTAA